The Helicobacter pylori genome includes a window with the following:
- a CDS encoding site-specific DNA-methyltransferase, which produces MNATFKERRFILVQLDEKIDPKKNKSAHDFCLNTLKSPSPSIFDITEERIKRAGAKIKEACPYLDVGFRAFEIIDDETSDKNLGGATQKDLFAYSNPKKKETQTILIKLLGCEGLELTTPITCLVENALYLALNTAFIVGDIEMSGILENLKDKGVEKISMYMPAISNDRLCLELGSNLFDLKLESGDLKIRG; this is translated from the coding sequence TTGAACGCCACATTTAAAGAAAGGCGCTTCATTCTCGTCCAGTTAGATGAAAAAATTGACCCCAAGAAAAACAAAAGCGCGCATGATTTTTGTTTAAACACCTTAAAATCACCCTCTCCAAGCATTTTTGACATTACCGAAGAAAGGATTAAAAGAGCGGGGGCTAAAATCAAAGAAGCTTGTCCGTATTTAGATGTGGGGTTTAGAGCGTTTGAAATCATTGATGATGAAACGAGCGATAAAAATCTTGGTGGAGCCACTCAAAAGGATTTATTCGCTTATTCTAACCCCAAAAAAAAAGAAACTCAAACGATTTTAATCAAGCTTTTAGGCTGCGAGGGTTTGGAACTCACTACCCCTATAACTTGCTTGGTTGAAAACGCCTTGTATCTGGCTTTAAATACGGCTTTCATTGTGGGGGATATAGAAATGAGCGGAATTTTAGAAAACTTGAAAGATAAAGGGGTGGAAAAAATTAGCATGTATATGCCAGCTATCAGTAACGATAGGCTGTGTTTGGAATTGGGCAGTAATTTGTTTGATTTGAAATTAGAGAGCGGCGATTTAAAGATTAGGGGGTAG